In Diabrotica undecimpunctata isolate CICGRU chromosome 4, icDiaUnde3, whole genome shotgun sequence, a single genomic region encodes these proteins:
- the LOC140440181 gene encoding keratocan-like yields MIVNKTLLLLFVPFCFGKSVEVTFKDVTFKGFSVYTEKFKKTIPSGNKLVDFLPERTVYDAIEMKEQHIPVLTKGSLADLDQLDELVIEYCDVEEIESGAISNVPNLRKLSLKGNAIKSIAKDIFSHLGISTLDLSLNQISFIHSQAFDNMPELLNIQLADNFITQWNPEWLKNTPLLTRISVQNNSIEKLPAHSFKNMAGEKKYGKIDLSINLVFSHNKISEIDPKAFSDLNRINNLWLDNNVLESFDENLLTGIKINDLRLNKNNIKCLDGNLDKILKAETNHIDSNPFDCDCLGRIKEWSNKKKNVDFTFAEMECTAQRIKVKMTALEKRLKELKGERDVPKEVEEIEVFETKPKDRAIKFIRI; encoded by the exons ATGATCGTAAATAAGACTCTTCTGTTATTATTTGTTCCTTTTTGCTTCGGCAAAAGTGTCGAAGTGACTTTTAAGGATGTCACATTCAAAGGATTTAGTGTTTATACAGAAAAGTTCAAGAAAACAATCCCATCTGGAAACAAACTTGTAGATTTTTTGCCAGAACGAACTGTTTATGATGCCATTGAAATGAAGGAACAACATATACCTGTACTTACTAAGGGTTCGTTGGCAGACTTAGACCAATTGGACGAATTGGTTATTGAATACTGCGATGTTGAAGAAATTGAATCTGGTGCTATCAGTAATGTTCCTAACCTGAGAAAACTGtcattgaaag gaaatGCCATAAAGTCAATTGCAAAGGACATATTTTCCCATTTAGGAATATCTACACTAGACCTTAGCCTCAATCAAATATCATTCATACATTCACAGGCCTTTGACAATATGCCCGAACTCTTAAACATTCAACTTGCTGATAACTTTATAACGCAATGGAATCCAGAATGGCTCAAGAATACACCGCTATTGACCAGAATCTCGGTTCAGAATAATTCCATCGAAAAGCTACCAGCTCATTCATTTAAAAATATGGCAGGTGAAAAAAAGTATGGAAAAATAGACCTCAGTATTAATCTGGTATTTAGTCATAATAAAATAAGTGAGATAGATCCCAAAGCGTTTTCTGATCTTAACAGAATTAACAACTTGTGGTTAGATAACAATGTTCTAGAAAGTTTCGATGAAAACCTTTTAACGGGAATAAAAATTAACGATTTGAgacttaacaaaaataatattaaatgtttaGATGGTAATTTAGATAAAATACTTAAAGCTGAAACAAATCACATAGATTCGAATCCGTTCGACTGTGATTGCTTGGGGAGAATCAAGGAATGgtcaaataaaaagaagaatgtGGACTTTACCTTCGCTGAAATGGAGTGCACAGCACAAAGAATAAAAGTTAAGATGACAGCACTAGAAAAAAGATTGAAAGAGTTAAAAGGAGAACGAGATGTGCCGAAGGAAGTAGAAGAAATAGAAGTTTTTGAGACTAAACCTAAAGATAGAGCAATTAAATTCATCAGAATTTAA
- the LOC140438499 gene encoding uncharacterized protein, producing the protein MALILLFLVLFVHISSENLVDITFRNVTFNGYFVFTPRFKPTILLGNNLKDFIPNINFDNIEFIDQKIPIFYKDAIADIDRLTELNVVNCAVEEIRPGTFRNVSNLSKLSFKYNKIRLIENGVFNHLNLTTLDLSSNEISVIYSEAFNHMHELFHINLAYNLIPTWNTKWFKDTPNLYMLYFKDNLIEELPAYSFKNLKRSKLAVLELIFSNNKISRIDPEAFSEVRQINLLSLSNNQLESFDKNLLKNVVVWDLRLNNNSISCFDGDLDEVFKAPYNYIEYNPFTCRCLHRLKHWSNKRGKELGIADSKCANGEDKDDHVIEMEEVFEVGKDVYAIQKITLVLPKNSKIKN; encoded by the exons ATGGCGCTAATTTTATTATTCCTCGTGCTATTTGTTCACATTTCATCTGAAAATTTAGTTGATATTACATTTAGAAATGTCACATTTAATGGATATTTCGTGTTTACCCCCAGATTCAAACCTACCATCTTACTTGGAAATAACTTGAAGGATTTTATACCGAATATCAATTTTGATAATATAGAATTTATTGATCAGAAGATACCAATTTTTTACAAAGATGCTATTGCTGATATAGATAGACTAACGGAGCTGAACGTAGTAAATTGTGCAGTGGAAGAAATCAGGCCAGGAACTTTCAGAAATGTATCGAACTTAAGCAAGTTATCTTTTAAAT ATAACAAGATTCGCCTAATAGAAAATGGAGTATTTAATCATCTTAATTTAACCACGTTGGATTTAAGCTCAAACGAAATAAGTGTTATATATTCCGAAGCATTCAATCACATGCATGAATTGTTTCACATCAACCTTGCCTACAACTTGATACCTACGTGGAATACCAAATGGTTTAAAGATACACCAAATTTATACATGCTATATTTCAAAGACAATCTTATAGAGGAATTACCCGCTtacagttttaaaaatttaaagcgaAGTAAATTGGCGGTTCTTGAGCTGATTTtctcaaataataaaatatccagAATAGATCCTGAAGCTTTTTCAGAAGTACGTCAAATAAACTTGCTTTCTTTAAGTAACAATCAATTAGAATCttttgataaaaatttacttaaaaaCGTTGTAGTTTGGGATTTAAGACTTAACAATAATAGCATCAGTTGTTTTGATGGAGATCTAGATGAGGTATTTAAAGCGCCTTACAACTATATAGAGTATAACCCTTTCACATGTCGTTGTCTACATCGTCTAAAGCATTGGTCTAATAAAAGAGGCAAAGAGCTGGGTATTGCTGATTCAAAGTGTGCTAATGGTGAGGATAAAGACGATCATGTTATCGAAATGGAAGAAGTGTTTGAGGTAGGTAAAGATGTCTATGCCATCCAAAAAATTACTTTGGTATTGCCAAAGAACtccaaaataaaaaactaa